The Bosea sp. AS-1 region CCGAGCGCAGTACCGGTATCCCGGCGACGATCCTGCGCTTTTCGCACACACAGGATGCGAGCGAATTGCTCGACGAGAGCAGCTTCTTTTCCGGCCCGCGCTTCTTCCTGCAGCCGAAGATCCGCCAGCAGGAAGGCTTCGGCAACGCGGCCGCGGTCGCCGCGCTGAAGGCGGTCGACGACGGCGCGCCCGCGCTCGTGCTCTCCCGCAACGAGAACGGCCGGCCCTTCCGCATGCACATCACCGACGCACGCGACATGGTCGACGGCATCCTGCTCGCCGTGCGCAGCGAGAAGGCCGCGGGCCGCACCTACAATCTCGGAGCCACCGCTCCCGTCGATTTCGCCCACGCCCTGCCGTTGATGGCGCAGGTGACGGGGCTGCCATTGAAAACGGTCGACCTGCCCGGTTCCGGCGTGTTCTACGAAACCGCGAATGCCCGGATTCGGGCCGAACTGGGTTTCGAGCCGCAATGGACGATCGAGCGCATGATCGAAGAGGCCGCCGCAGCGCGGGTGGCCCGCGCGAAGGCGGCCTGAGGATGCAGGAGGAGCGCGTCCTGCCGCCGGAGGAGCGCGACGTCCCTGTCGGTGCCGCGGCGCTGGCCAAGGGGCTCTATCTGCTCGAAGTGATCGGCGAACATCCGACGCCGCCGCGCTTCAAGGACCTCCAGGCGGCGACGAAACTCGCCAAAGGCACGCTGGCCCGGCTGCTCAACACACTGCTGCTGTTCCGCCTGATCCGGCATGAGGACAGCGACAACACCTACCGGCTCGGTCACAGGCTGTTCGAGCTCGCCCATCGCGTCTGGGAGTCCTTCGACCTGCGCGGTGCGGCAGCGCCGATGCTGGAGCGGTTGGCCGAGGAGACGCGCGAGACGGTTGCGCTCTGCGCCATCGATGGCGGCGAGGTGCTCTATATCGACCAGCGCAGTCGCGGCGGCGCCTTCGGCTTTCGCATCGAGGCCGGCCGC contains the following coding sequences:
- a CDS encoding NAD(P)-dependent oxidoreductase, with the translated sequence MAILVTGSAGRIGSRVVDRLLAEGQAVNGFDLRNTGRSDPGYREIVGAFDDRVAAREAVQDAEAILHLGAFMSWLPADTDKLFRANVDGTRVLMEEAAGVKPSRIVFASSGEVYPENVPDYLPVDEDHPLKPRSAYGLSKQLGEEIVRFTERSTGIPATILRFSHTQDASELLDESSFFSGPRFFLQPKIRQQEGFGNAAAVAALKAVDDGAPALVLSRNENGRPFRMHITDARDMVDGILLAVRSEKAAGRTYNLGATAPVDFAHALPLMAQVTGLPLKTVDLPGSGVFYETANARIRAELGFEPQWTIERMIEEAAAARVARAKAA